Proteins from a single region of Apium graveolens cultivar Ventura chromosome 7, ASM990537v1, whole genome shotgun sequence:
- the LOC141672452 gene encoding protein ACCELERATED CELL DEATH 6-like, which yields MYSNCSSSPCLALLLEIIYVEVIILIYTMNDMDSNLCLALLDDSIDVFKGMNWLEVRGQLTPTDHSVLHLASQYGSIRCVDDILCDAHESPLLQINSRGETALHLAARLGHYGVVEALIIKAKSSWDPDLESTSSTVLQNLIRASDQELETALHTAVRYNHEKVVELLVKEDSSYSYAGNKYGETPLYLAVVRRHEGVTKLLLDNCESPTYGGPDGRTALHAAAMDEGGRECAALLLEKNKDIISVADNNGWTAFHYMANNNMFLWLEYLLSVDRSVAYQVDKKYKRTALHVAAYRGHYLVLRILLTNLPDAWDHVDVNGQNIFHIALMQNKKDVIKFILSETIRKFDIKNTLFIQRDSQGNTPLHLIAKYKFFIPELQHWDADWDVVNSSNLTPPEVFYQEHKATLIDEGLVGATLNRGLVNFHWNIWISNVRPERDDPVEESPREEVTRYRQMANTHMIVTALITTVALTAGFAMPGGFDGNQGPLQGSPVLSQKTAFKTFLVADTVALLFSISSLFLYFLTSFKLKTGVIFKFLISAIVLNVVSIAAMMLAFIAGTSAVLSHSSGLSITVTIISSLFLILLSSFCIIPLKRMSRRIMWRMISVLPERLHPWFVDNLPGPYAEYKQLWDV from the exons ATGTACAGTAATTGTTCTTCCTCGCCTTGCCTTGCATTATTATTGGAGATCATATACGTAGAAGTTATAATTCTCATATACACAATGAATGATATGGATAGTAACTTGTGTTTAGCTCTCCTTGATGACAGCATTGATGTTTTTAAGGGTATGAACTGGCTTGAAGTCCGTGGTCAGTTGACACCTACAGATCATTCAGTGCTTCATCTTGCATCCCAATATGGGAGTATAAGATGTGTGGACGACATTCTTTGTGATGCTCATGAATCACCACTATTACAAATCAACTCAAGAGGTGAGACTGCTCTTCACCTAGCAGCCAGACTAGGACACTACGGTGTCGTTGAAGCGCTCATTATTAAGGCCAAGTCTTCATGGGATCCAGATCTCGAAAGTACATCATCTACGGTCCTCCAAAATCTGATTAGAGCAAGTGATCAGGAATTAGAAACTGCCTTGCACACGGCAGTTCGATACAATCATGAGAAAGTGGTTGAATTATTAGTGAAAGAAGATTCAAGTTATTCATATGCTGGGAACAAGTATGGCGAAACTCCACTTTACTTGGCTGTGGTTAGGCGTCACGAGGGTGTAACGAAACTACTTCTTGACAATTGTGAATCACCAACTTATGGTGGTCCTGATGGACGAACGGCTTTGCATGCTGCAGCAATGGATGAGGGCGGCCGAG AATGCGCTGCACTTCTGCTGgaaaagaacaaagacatcaTAAGTGTTGCGGATAATAATGGGTGGACGGCATTTCACTATATGGCAAATAACAATATGTTTTTATGGCTTGAATATCTACTGAGTGTAGATAGATCTGTGGCGTATCAAGTGgataaaaaatataaaagaacAGCTCTTCATGTAGCTGCATACAGAGGACACTACTTGGTGTTGAGGATACTTTTAACGAATTTGCCAGATGCTTGGGATCATGTAGATGTAAATGGCCAAAATATATTTCATATCGCCTTGATGCAAAACAAAAAGGACGTGATCAAATTCATTTTGTCAGAAACAATTCGAAAATTTGATATCAAGAATACCCTTTTCATTCAAAGAGACAGCCAAGGAAATACCCCTCTTCACCTTATTGCCAAATATAAATTTTTCATTCCCGAATTGCAGCATTGGGATGCTGATTGGGATGTAGTAAACAGCTCAAATTTGACCCCACCGGAAGTGTTTTACCAAGAGCATAAGGCTACCCTAATCGACGAG GGGCTGGTTGGAGCAACACTAAACAGAGGCCTCGTTAATTTCCACTGGAACATATGGATATCTAATGTAAGGCCAGAAAGAGATGATCCAGTAGAAGAATCTCCTAGAGAAGAGGTCACGAGATACAGACAAATGGCGAACACCCACATGATAGTGACTGCACTCATAACCACAGTAGCCTTGACAGCAGGATTCGCCATGCCAGGTGGTTTTGACGGCAACCAAGGACCCTTACAAGGCTCCCCTGTTCTTTCACAAAAGACTGCATTCAAGACCTTTCTGGTAGCAGATACAGTTGCCCTCCTATTTTCGATATCCTCATTGTTTCTCTACTTCTTGACATCATTCAAACTTAAGACGGGAGTAATTTTTAAGTTTCTCATCAGCGCTATAGTGCTTAATGTTGTTTCAATTGCAGCAATGATGCTGGCTTTCATTGCAGGGACTTCTGCTGTGCTATCGCACTCATCAGGTCTCTCTATAACTGTTACAATCatctcttctttattccttaTCCTTCTCAGTTCCTTTTGCATTATACCTTTAAAGAGAATGTCGAGGAGAATAATGTGGAGAATGATATCTGTCCTACCTGAGCGGCTACACCCGTGGTTTGTAGATAATCTGCCTGGCCCTTATGCGGAATATAAACAACTTTGGGATGTGTAG